The proteins below come from a single Serratia ficaria genomic window:
- a CDS encoding GlxA family transcriptional regulator: MSALKVAVIVTDGFSPFHFSVPCIVFGSAMPEPDLFQLDICTEKPGEVMSDIGLPLHVEQGLKQLDAADIVIVPYWRHPDERPSQALLDKLVSAWQRGAEVVGLCLGTYVLAYSGLLDQHRAATHWEFESDFLGRFPAVRLDRNALYTNDERLITSAGTAAGIDCCLNVIRDHYGSAIANRVARRMVIPPYREGGQAQFIERPIPVTTRDSNMNALMDYLRRNLDKPHDLDSLARFVSMSRRTLTRHFLKATGTTPGEWLTAERLQRSQELLETTANSIESVSELAGFQSPISFRQSFKARFGVSPREWRRAFRGPTPLNQERISDAAKAHHRR; this comes from the coding sequence TGAAAGTTGCTGTAATTGTTACCGATGGGTTCAGTCCATTTCATTTCTCAGTGCCCTGCATAGTGTTTGGTTCCGCCATGCCGGAGCCGGATTTGTTCCAGCTGGATATCTGCACCGAAAAACCGGGCGAGGTGATGTCCGATATAGGCTTGCCCCTTCACGTGGAACAGGGGCTGAAACAGCTTGATGCTGCAGACATCGTTATCGTGCCTTACTGGCGCCATCCTGATGAAAGGCCCTCTCAGGCGCTGCTCGATAAGCTAGTAAGCGCATGGCAACGCGGGGCCGAGGTGGTTGGCCTCTGTCTGGGCACCTACGTGCTGGCCTATTCCGGCTTGCTGGACCAGCATCGGGCCGCCACGCACTGGGAATTCGAAAGCGACTTCCTCGGGCGCTTTCCCGCGGTTCGTCTCGACAGAAACGCGCTGTATACCAATGATGAACGTCTTATTACTTCAGCCGGCACCGCGGCCGGGATCGACTGCTGTCTGAACGTCATTCGTGATCATTACGGCAGCGCAATCGCCAATAGGGTAGCGCGGAGGATGGTTATTCCCCCCTACCGTGAAGGTGGGCAAGCCCAGTTCATCGAGCGCCCCATTCCTGTTACAACCCGGGACAGCAACATGAATGCGTTGATGGACTATCTGCGACGCAATCTGGATAAGCCGCACGATCTCGACTCACTGGCCCGGTTTGTCAGCATGAGCAGGCGCACGCTGACGCGTCATTTTCTCAAGGCCACCGGCACCACGCCTGGAGAATGGCTGACCGCAGAGCGCCTTCAAAGAAGCCAGGAGTTGCTGGAAACCACGGCCAACAGCATTGAAAGCGTGTCCGAACTGGCCGGGTTTCAGTCGCCAATTTCGTTCCGGCAGAGTTTTAAGGCTAGATTCGGTGTCAGCCCACGCGAATGGCGCCGGGCGTTCCGTGGACCGACACCGCTCAATCAGGAAAGGATCTCCGACGCCGCTAAAGCTCATCACCGTCGGTGA
- a CDS encoding diaminobutyrate--2-oxoglutarate transaminase: MTDKVRIDTLVANSLNGNNETYLARQAEFESNVRSYPRKLPLAIAQAQGVWITDVENNQYLDCLAGAGTLALGHNHPDVLQSIQNVITSGLPLHTLDLTTPLKDQFSDYLLSLLPGQGKEYCLQFCGPSGADAVEAALKLAKKYTGRSGVISFSGGYHGMTHGALSVTGNLSPKEAINGMMPEVQFMPYPHLYRCPLGIGGEAGVKALTYYFENLINDVESGVRKPAAVILEAVQGEGGVNPAPAEWLQRIRKVTQEHGILLIIDEVQAGFARTGKLFAFEHAGIEPDIIVMSKAVGGGLPLAVLGIKKQFDAWEPGHHTGTFRGNQLAMATGLTTLKYLKENQVADKVAAQGEWLKARLAELQKRYPVIGNVRGLGLMIGIEIVKPNEAPDHMGSYPADGALSALLQKKCFEAGLILERGGRNGCVLRLLPSLLITNDELGIFLDKFEHALLAAGIKPV; this comes from the coding sequence ATGACGGATAAAGTCCGTATTGACACTTTAGTTGCGAATTCATTAAATGGAAACAATGAAACCTATTTGGCAAGACAGGCCGAATTTGAGTCTAATGTCAGGAGTTATCCACGCAAACTGCCGTTGGCAATTGCGCAGGCTCAGGGCGTCTGGATCACTGATGTTGAGAATAATCAATATCTTGATTGCCTGGCTGGGGCGGGAACGCTGGCGCTTGGCCATAACCACCCTGACGTATTGCAAAGCATCCAAAATGTCATTACCAGCGGCTTGCCGTTACATACCCTTGATCTGACCACGCCGTTAAAAGATCAATTCTCCGATTACCTGCTCTCGCTGTTGCCAGGACAAGGCAAAGAGTATTGCCTGCAGTTCTGCGGCCCTTCCGGCGCCGATGCGGTTGAAGCCGCGCTGAAGCTCGCCAAAAAATACACCGGCCGTTCCGGCGTGATCAGCTTCTCCGGCGGCTACCACGGCATGACCCACGGCGCGCTGTCGGTCACCGGCAACCTATCGCCGAAAGAAGCGATCAACGGCATGATGCCGGAAGTGCAGTTTATGCCTTATCCGCACCTGTACCGCTGCCCGCTGGGCATCGGCGGCGAAGCGGGCGTCAAGGCATTGACCTACTACTTCGAAAACCTGATCAACGACGTCGAGAGCGGCGTGCGCAAACCTGCCGCGGTGATCCTGGAAGCGGTTCAGGGCGAAGGCGGCGTCAACCCGGCCCCGGCCGAGTGGCTGCAGCGCATTCGCAAAGTCACCCAGGAACACGGCATTTTGCTGATTATCGACGAAGTTCAGGCTGGTTTCGCCCGCACGGGCAAGCTGTTCGCCTTCGAGCACGCCGGCATTGAGCCAGACATCATCGTGATGTCCAAAGCGGTCGGCGGCGGCCTGCCGTTGGCGGTATTGGGCATCAAGAAGCAGTTCGACGCCTGGGAACCCGGCCACCACACCGGCACCTTCCGCGGCAACCAGCTGGCGATGGCCACCGGCCTGACCACGCTGAAGTACCTCAAGGAAAATCAGGTCGCCGATAAGGTCGCCGCCCAGGGCGAATGGCTGAAAGCCCGGCTGGCCGAGCTGCAGAAACGCTATCCGGTCATTGGCAACGTGCGCGGCCTGGGCCTGATGATCGGCATCGAGATCGTGAAGCCGAACGAAGCCCCGGACCACATGGGCAGCTACCCTGCCGACGGTGCGTTGTCCGCCTTGCTGCAGAAAAAATGCTTCGAAGCCGGTCTGATCCTCGAGCGCGGCGGCCGTAACGGCTGCGTGCTGCGTCTGCTGCCTTCGCTGCTGATCACCAACGACGAATTGGGTATTTTCCTGGATAAATTTGAACACGCCCTGTTAGCCGCAGGCATCAAACCGGTGTGA
- a CDS encoding DUF2946 family protein, whose amino-acid sequence MSRLRQQRLTACTAILAVLLLFVAPTVSKSLMHHQGMGSANPAEAASAVTPADDAPAMSHMAHSHPMAMPDPPAGTGHHAMGMGEDIACGYCELLIHVPLLLWLFAPLLWLMTRIAQAPRPVRLLPPSIRRLALRQRPRAPPAPPFFFVS is encoded by the coding sequence ATGTCACGCCTCCGACAGCAGCGCCTTACCGCCTGCACCGCCATTCTCGCGGTGCTGCTGCTGTTTGTGGCGCCGACGGTGTCGAAATCGCTGATGCATCATCAGGGGATGGGCAGCGCAAACCCGGCCGAAGCGGCCAGCGCCGTAACGCCGGCGGACGATGCCCCCGCCATGTCGCATATGGCCCACTCACACCCCATGGCCATGCCGGATCCGCCCGCCGGGACCGGCCATCATGCGATGGGGATGGGCGAAGACATCGCCTGCGGTTATTGCGAACTGTTGATCCACGTGCCGCTGCTGCTGTGGCTTTTTGCGCCGCTGCTTTGGCTGATGACGCGCATCGCTCAGGCGCCCCGGCCGGTGCGGCTCCTGCCGCCTTCGATACGCCGTTTAGCCCTGCGCCAGCGCCCCAGAGCGCCGCCCGCCCCGCCGTTTTTCTTCGTTTCCTGA
- a CDS encoding aldose 1-epimerase family protein, protein MKKLVSLSAVISLISCAVNAQTFVLTDTEKGIEQGNWQTDSQKLNIAGPRFSLQQQVLRGGKQEGTKVLTLTSSGLTITLSPTRGMDILHVEGFDARLGWDSPVTEVVNPAYINLESRNGLGWLDGFNEMMVRCGYEWTGHPGVENGTLYTLHGRAGNTPASKVVVDIADAAPHEIRIRGLLKENTFKKSNLETWTELRYTPGSPTFSIHDRVTNRADYPRDYQIIYHSNFGKPLLEEGAVFSAPIKQISPFNDYARAGLKNWATYQGPTKGFDEMVFNIEPYADAQGKTLAMLHNRRGDRGVAIGFDTRQLPLLTLWKNTDTERQGYVTGIEPGTNYAYPVKIEREQGRIKQLQPGQSTDFDLSYTLLKDAEQVGEYQKKIKALQGDQSPKLVETPIAVE, encoded by the coding sequence ATGAAGAAGTTGGTTTCACTCTCTGCAGTTATCTCGTTGATTTCATGCGCAGTAAACGCTCAGACCTTTGTATTGACCGATACTGAAAAAGGCATAGAACAAGGCAACTGGCAGACCGATAGCCAAAAGCTGAACATTGCCGGGCCTCGTTTCAGCCTGCAACAACAGGTGCTGCGCGGCGGTAAACAGGAGGGCACCAAGGTACTCACCTTAACCAGTTCGGGGCTGACCATTACCCTCAGCCCCACCCGGGGGATGGATATTTTGCATGTTGAGGGTTTTGACGCCCGTCTGGGCTGGGATTCGCCGGTCACCGAGGTGGTCAATCCCGCTTATATCAACCTGGAGAGTCGCAACGGATTGGGGTGGTTGGACGGCTTTAATGAAATGATGGTGCGCTGTGGCTATGAATGGACCGGGCATCCCGGCGTCGAAAACGGCACGCTGTATACGTTGCACGGCCGCGCCGGCAATACGCCGGCCTCCAAAGTGGTTGTCGACATCGCCGACGCGGCCCCGCATGAAATCCGCATTCGCGGACTGCTGAAAGAAAACACCTTCAAAAAGAGCAATTTGGAAACCTGGACCGAACTGCGCTATACCCCGGGCTCGCCGACGTTTTCGATTCATGATCGTGTGACTAACCGTGCGGATTACCCGCGTGACTATCAAATTATTTACCACAGCAATTTTGGCAAGCCGTTGCTGGAAGAAGGAGCCGTCTTCAGCGCGCCCATCAAACAAATTTCACCGTTTAATGACTATGCCAGGGCCGGGCTGAAGAATTGGGCGACCTATCAAGGGCCGACCAAAGGCTTTGACGAAATGGTGTTTAACATCGAACCCTACGCGGATGCGCAAGGCAAAACGCTCGCCATGCTGCATAACCGGCGCGGAGACCGCGGGGTGGCGATAGGTTTTGATACCCGGCAATTGCCGCTGCTGACGCTGTGGAAAAATACCGACACCGAGCGCCAGGGCTACGTAACCGGCATCGAACCGGGTACCAACTATGCGTATCCGGTGAAAATTGAACGGGAACAGGGGCGCATCAAACAGCTGCAGCCGGGACAAAGCACCGATTTCGACCTGAGCTACACCTTGCTTAAAGATGCCGAACAGGTGGGCGAGTATCAGAAAAAAATCAAGGCGCTGCAAGGAGACCAATCACCGAAATTGGTGGAAACGCCGATTGCCGTAGAATAG
- a CDS encoding pyridoxal phosphate-dependent decarboxylase family protein, whose translation MSKLNPILAASAQSTEAYQQAIAQSSQAVVQWLQQPEMYQGKTVAELRERIQLDFNPQGLGNQAAIERAIEYFLKDSLSVHHPQCVAHLHCPSLVVSQAAEVLINATNQSMDSWDQSPSATLIEMKLIEWLRTQVGYQPGDAGVFTSGGTQSNLMGLMLARDAFFARQGHSVQQDGLAGDLRKIKVLCSENAHFSVQKNMALLGLGYQSVTLVKTDQFARMDLNDLAEKVAQAQANGEQILAIVATAGTTDAGAIDPLRAIAALAAEHQIWVHVDAAWGGALLLSEKYRDYLDGIELVDSITLDFHKQFFQTISCGAFLLKEARHYELMRYQAAYLNSEFDEAQGVPNLVSKSLQTTRRFDALKLWMGLEALGQKQYAEIIDHGVTLAQQVARYIADCPALELVMQPQLASVLFRYRPQRLDVCGSSAVAFVNQRIGDALLESGRANVGVTEFNGVTCLKMTLLNPTVTLEDIKLLLALVETTAEQLPAA comes from the coding sequence ATGTCCAAGTTAAACCCTATTCTGGCGGCCTCGGCGCAAAGCACCGAGGCATACCAGCAGGCGATCGCCCAGAGCAGCCAGGCGGTGGTGCAGTGGCTGCAACAACCCGAAATGTATCAGGGGAAAACCGTTGCCGAACTGCGCGAACGCATCCAGCTGGATTTCAATCCGCAGGGCCTGGGCAACCAGGCGGCTATCGAACGCGCGATCGAGTACTTCCTGAAGGACAGCCTGTCGGTGCATCACCCGCAGTGCGTCGCGCACCTGCATTGCCCGAGCCTGGTCGTCAGCCAGGCCGCCGAAGTGCTGATCAACGCCACCAACCAGAGCATGGACTCCTGGGATCAAAGCCCCTCGGCCACCCTCATCGAGATGAAGCTGATCGAATGGCTGCGCACCCAGGTCGGTTATCAGCCTGGCGATGCCGGGGTGTTCACCAGCGGCGGAACCCAAAGCAACCTGATGGGCCTGATGCTGGCGCGCGACGCCTTCTTCGCGCGCCAGGGTCACTCTGTTCAGCAGGACGGTTTGGCGGGTGACCTGCGGAAGATTAAAGTGCTGTGCTCGGAAAACGCCCACTTCTCGGTGCAAAAGAACATGGCGCTGCTCGGCCTGGGGTATCAGTCCGTTACGCTGGTGAAAACCGATCAATTCGCGCGGATGGACCTGAACGATCTGGCCGAGAAAGTGGCGCAGGCGCAAGCCAATGGCGAACAGATCCTGGCGATCGTCGCCACCGCGGGCACCACCGACGCCGGCGCTATCGATCCGCTGCGCGCGATCGCCGCCCTGGCGGCGGAACACCAGATCTGGGTGCATGTGGATGCGGCCTGGGGCGGCGCGCTGCTGCTGTCTGAAAAATACCGCGACTACCTGGACGGCATTGAGCTGGTGGACTCCATTACGCTGGACTTCCACAAGCAATTCTTCCAGACCATCAGCTGCGGCGCCTTCCTGCTGAAAGAAGCCCGCCACTATGAGCTGATGCGCTATCAGGCGGCCTACCTGAACTCCGAGTTCGATGAAGCTCAGGGCGTACCGAACCTGGTCTCCAAATCGCTGCAGACCACCCGCCGCTTCGACGCCTTGAAGCTGTGGATGGGGCTGGAGGCGCTGGGCCAGAAGCAGTACGCCGAGATCATCGATCATGGCGTCACGCTGGCGCAACAGGTTGCGCGCTATATTGCCGATTGCCCGGCGCTGGAGCTGGTGATGCAGCCGCAGCTGGCCAGCGTGCTGTTCCGCTATCGTCCGCAGCGGCTGGACGTGTGCGGCAGTTCGGCGGTGGCGTTTGTCAACCAACGCATCGGCGATGCCCTGCTGGAATCCGGCCGCGCCAACGTCGGCGTGACCGAGTTCAACGGCGTCACCTGCCTGAAGATGACGTTGCTGAACCCGACGGTCACTCTGGAAGACATCAAGCTGCTGTTGGCGCTGGTCGAAACCACCGCCGAGCAGTTGCCGGCCGCGTAA
- a CDS encoding DUF2534 family protein, with the protein MSSFATPAAPQRGAMLNLIRRLHFYIGLFVAPFILIAALTGTLYVLTPQLENALYRDALFTQPQGQAKPLAGQIAAARRHVGPEARIYAIRPAPEATDTTRVQFVDPALGASESRAIFVDPYTLAIRGDMAVYGTSGVLPLRTWLDKLHSSLLLGDPGRNYSELAASWLWVAALGGVALWLGTRPRRKARRVNGRFAVSRHWHITLGIVLLAGLLFFSATGLTWSQWAGGNIDALRSGLGWLTPQVNTSLRDDAATPADPHAEHRGADMAGMVMPVNAANGDWEKALQAARAAGIDAARVELRQPKGEGKAWTVSEVDRSWPTQVDAVALAPRHFSVIDQVRFDKFPLIAKLTRWGIDAHMGVLFGLANQLMLAAFGLGLCVMIGLGYRMWWLRRPAAGEANPVHTLFAAWLALSGAGRCVTLLVALTLGYALPLMGGSLLAFMSADVLRWRSGRAAPLSARQSAARKFLLAVATVAVIIGGILGKAILGGMVDQYQVPFGDWSAQMYVMQSMMVLLYTLVFTGLLSIPLWYFFLGENQAR; encoded by the coding sequence ATGTCTTCTTTCGCCACACCGGCCGCGCCGCAGCGCGGTGCGATGCTTAACCTCATCCGACGACTGCATTTTTATATCGGTCTGTTCGTCGCCCCTTTTATCTTGATTGCCGCCCTCACCGGCACGCTGTACGTTCTGACCCCGCAGCTCGAAAACGCGCTGTATCGGGACGCGCTGTTTACCCAGCCGCAGGGCCAGGCCAAACCGCTGGCCGGGCAGATCGCCGCCGCTCGCCGTCACGTCGGTCCCGAAGCGCGAATCTACGCCATCCGGCCTGCGCCGGAGGCGACGGATACCACGCGAGTGCAGTTCGTCGACCCCGCGCTCGGCGCCTCAGAGTCGCGGGCGATATTCGTGGATCCTTACACTCTGGCTATCCGGGGCGATATGGCGGTATACGGCACCTCCGGCGTATTGCCGCTGCGTACCTGGCTGGATAAGCTGCACAGCAGCCTGCTGCTGGGCGATCCGGGGCGCAATTACAGCGAGCTCGCCGCATCCTGGCTGTGGGTGGCCGCGCTGGGCGGCGTGGCGTTGTGGCTGGGCACGCGGCCTCGCCGCAAAGCCAGGCGCGTTAACGGCCGCTTCGCCGTCAGCCGGCATTGGCACATCACGCTCGGCATCGTGCTGCTGGCCGGGCTGCTTTTCTTCTCGGCGACGGGGTTAACCTGGTCGCAGTGGGCCGGCGGCAATATCGACGCCCTGCGCTCTGGCCTGGGCTGGCTGACGCCGCAGGTCAACACCAGCCTGCGTGACGATGCCGCCACGCCCGCCGATCCCCATGCGGAACATCGGGGGGCGGATATGGCCGGAATGGTGATGCCGGTCAACGCCGCGAACGGCGACTGGGAAAAGGCGCTGCAGGCCGCCCGCGCCGCCGGCATCGATGCCGCCAGGGTGGAATTGCGCCAGCCTAAAGGGGAAGGCAAGGCCTGGACGGTAAGCGAAGTGGATCGCAGCTGGCCCACCCAGGTTGACGCCGTGGCGCTGGCCCCCCGCCATTTTTCGGTTATCGATCAGGTCCGGTTCGATAAATTCCCTCTCATCGCCAAACTGACCCGCTGGGGGATTGACGCCCATATGGGCGTCTTGTTCGGCCTTGCCAACCAGCTGATGCTGGCCGCCTTTGGCCTTGGCCTGTGTGTGATGATCGGGTTGGGATACCGCATGTGGTGGCTACGCCGCCCTGCGGCGGGGGAAGCGAATCCGGTGCATACGCTGTTCGCCGCCTGGCTGGCGCTTTCGGGCGCGGGGCGTTGCGTTACGCTGCTGGTTGCGTTAACGCTGGGCTATGCTCTGCCGCTGATGGGCGGCAGCCTGCTGGCATTTATGTCGGCCGATGTTTTGCGCTGGCGCAGCGGGCGCGCCGCACCGTTATCCGCCCGGCAATCGGCGGCGCGCAAATTCCTGCTCGCCGTGGCGACCGTCGCCGTGATTATCGGCGGCATATTGGGCAAAGCCATCCTCGGCGGCATGGTTGATCAGTATCAGGTGCCGTTCGGCGACTGGAGCGCACAGATGTATGTGATGCAGAGCATGATGGTGCTGCTCTATACGTTGGTGTTTACCGGGCTGCTGTCGATACCCTTGTGGTATTTCTTCCTGGGAGAAAACCAAGCGCGGTAA
- a CDS encoding TetR/AcrR family transcriptional regulator, translated as MTRKNNALSTRGPVDHGIRDQVVEAATAYFGHYGYEKTTVSDLAKAIGFSKAYIYKFFESKQAIGEVICSNRLAMIMAVVNAAIADAPSATEKLRRLFRTLSETGSDLFFHDRKLYDIAAVAARDQWPSAQEHEARLLRVIEQILREGRESGEFERKTPLDETAGAIYLTMRPYINPVQLQYNLDTASEAAVLLSALVLRSLSP; from the coding sequence ATGACGAGAAAAAACAACGCACTCAGCACGCGCGGCCCCGTGGATCACGGCATTCGCGATCAGGTCGTGGAGGCCGCCACGGCCTATTTCGGGCATTACGGGTACGAAAAAACCACGGTGTCCGACCTGGCCAAGGCTATCGGTTTCTCCAAGGCTTATATCTACAAATTCTTTGAGTCCAAGCAGGCCATCGGCGAAGTGATCTGCAGCAACCGGTTGGCGATGATCATGGCGGTGGTCAACGCGGCGATCGCGGATGCGCCCAGCGCCACAGAGAAGCTGAGGCGCCTGTTCCGAACGCTCTCAGAGACCGGCAGCGACTTATTCTTCCATGACCGCAAGCTCTATGACATCGCCGCCGTGGCCGCACGCGATCAATGGCCTTCGGCGCAGGAGCATGAAGCCCGGCTGCTGCGCGTCATCGAGCAGATCCTGCGGGAAGGGCGTGAATCGGGCGAGTTCGAACGCAAGACCCCGCTGGATGAAACCGCCGGCGCCATCTATCTGACGATGCGGCCCTATATCAACCCGGTACAGCTGCAATACAACCTGGATACCGCCAGCGAGGCGGCGGTGCTGCTTTCCGCATTGGTACTGCGCAGCTTATCCCCTTAA
- a CDS encoding cupin domain-containing protein produces MHKRTLASLHYENMPYAGVHYHILKREGQGHTALLKLDAGSHQSARLHPGWVKLMVLSGELKIGEQTLQSHEMLMIPANTAYTVDAVTEVICLAISELDGVELAR; encoded by the coding sequence ATGCATAAAAGAACGCTGGCGTCACTGCACTACGAGAACATGCCTTACGCTGGGGTGCATTACCACATATTGAAACGTGAGGGGCAAGGACATACGGCGCTGTTGAAACTTGATGCGGGCAGCCACCAATCAGCCCGCTTGCATCCGGGCTGGGTCAAGCTGATGGTTCTGAGCGGTGAGCTCAAGATTGGCGAACAAACGTTGCAGTCTCATGAAATGTTGATGATCCCGGCTAACACCGCCTACACGGTGGATGCCGTCACCGAGGTCATTTGCCTGGCGATCTCCGAACTGGACGGGGTGGAGCTGGCCCGCTGA